In Tenrec ecaudatus isolate mTenEca1 chromosome 4, mTenEca1.hap1, whole genome shotgun sequence, a single window of DNA contains:
- the LOC142447146 gene encoding small ribosomal subunit protein eS1-like → MAVGKNKRLTKGGKKGAKKKVIDPFSKKDWYDVKAPAMFNIRNIGKTLVTRTQGTKIASDGLKGRVFEVSLADLQNDEVDFRKFKLMTEDVQGKNCLTNFHGMDLTRDKMCSMVKKWQTMIEAHVDVKTTDGYLLRLFCVGFTKKRNKIRFGRSLMLSTSRSAKSERK, encoded by the coding sequence ATGGCGGTTGGCAAGAACAAGCGCCTTACCAAAGGTGGCAAAAAAGGAGCTAAGAAGAAAGTGATTGATCCGTTTTCTAAGAAAGATTGGTATGATGTGAAAGCACCAGCTATGTTCAATATAAGAAATATTGGGAAAACACTAGTCACCAGGACTCAAGGAACCAAAATTGCATCTGATGGCCTCAAGGGTCGAGTttttgaagtgagccttgctgatcTACAGAATGACGAGGTTGACTTTAGGAAATTTAAGTTAATGACCGAGGATGTTCAGGGCAAAAACTGCCTGACCAACTTCCACGGCATGGACCTGACGCGGGACAAGATGTGCTCCATGGTCAAGAAGTGGCAGACCATGATTGAAGCTCATGTTGATGTCAAGACTACCGATGGGTATCTACTTCGTCTGTTCTGTGTTGGTTTTACTAAAAAACGCAATAAAATCAGATTCGGAAGATCTCTTATGCTCAGCACCAGCAGGTCCGCCAAATctgaaagaaaatga